A genomic region of Oryza glaberrima chromosome 1, OglaRS2, whole genome shotgun sequence contains the following coding sequences:
- the LOC127756459 gene encoding ubiquitin carboxyl-terminal hydrolase 6-like has protein sequence MPTVSVKWQKETFPGIEIDTSQPPVVFKTQLYTLTGVPPERQKIMVKGGILKDDADWSTLGVKDGQKLMMIGTADEIVKAPEKGPVFVEDLPEEEQVVALGHSAGLYNLGNTCYMNSTLQCLHSVPELKSALLSYSDNVRGNGVDQASHNLTVATRNTFGELDQSVRPVAPLLFLQTLRKKYPQFAQQQNNVYMQQDAEECWTQLVYTLSQTLTSETSEPPAGQMKELFGIDLVSRVHCAESGEESLERESVYSLKCHISHDVNHLHEGLKHGLKSELEKASPSLGRTALYTRESRINELPRYLTVQFVRFFWKRESNQKAKILRKVDYPLELDVYDFCSDELKQKLQAPRQMLRDAENAKFGLKAQGKASSSKENEGSSSNAGESSSMDIDKADSSVPKKQLTGIYDLIAVLTHKGRSADSGHYVGWVKQDDGKWIEFDDDNPSIRKEEEILKLSGGGDWHMAYICLYKARVI, from the exons ATGCCGACCG TAAGCGTGAAATGGCAGAAGGAGACCTTCCCAGGCATAGAGATAGACACCAGCCAGCCGCCTGTTGTCTTTAAGACCCAGCTATACACTCTGACTGGTGTACCACCTGAAAGGCAAAAAATTATGGTGAAGGGTGGAATATTGAAG GATGATGCAGATTGGTCTACTTTGGGAGTGAAAGAT GGTCAAAAATTGATGATGATAGGTACAGCTGATGAGATTGTGAAAGCTCCAGAGAAAGGACCAGTATTTGTAGAGGATCTACCAGAAGAAGAGCAAGTGGTTGCACTG GGACACAGTGCTGGTCTTTATAACTTGGGGAATACATGTTACATGAATTCCACTTTGCAGTGCCTGCATTCTGTTCCAGAGCTGAAGTCAGCTTTATTGAG TTATTCAGATAATGTGAGGGGTAATGGTGTTGACCAAGCCTCCCATAATTTGACTGTTGCAACTCGTAATACTTTCGGAGAGCTTGATCAAAGTGTTCGGCCTGTTGCACCTCTACTCTTCTTACAG ACGCTGCGTAAAAAGTATCCCCAGTTTGCGCAACAACAAAATAATGTTTATATGCAACAG GATGCAGAAGAATGCTGGACCCAATTGGTGTATACACTTTCTCAAACTCTTACATCAGAAACAAG TGAACCTCCTGCTGGTCAAATGAAGGAACTTTTTGGGATTGATCTCGTGAGcag GGTCCATTGTGCAGAAAGTGGTGAAGAGAGTTTAGAGAGAGAATCAGTTTATTCTTTGAAGTGTCATATATCTCATGATGTAAACCACCTTCATGAAGGACTTAAGCAT GGTTTGAAGTCAGAACTTGAGAAGGCTTCACCTTCACTGGGTCGCACTGCTCTTTATACAAGAGAGTCAAGAATAAATGAGTTGCCTAG GTACTTGACTGTGCAGTTTGTTCGTTTCTTTTGGAAAAGGGAATCAAACCAGAAGGCAAAGATTTTACGG AAAGTTGATTACCCGCTGGAACTGGATGTTTATGACTTTTGCTCAGATGAACTGAAACAAAAACTCCAAGCTCCCCGAcag ATGCTGAGAGATGCAGAAAATGCTAAGTTTGGATTAAAAGCACAAGGAAAGGCCAGCAGCTCAAAAGAAAATGAG GGTTCATCAAGCAATGCTGGGGAATCATCCAGCATGGATATTGACAAAG CCGATTCTTCTGTGCCAAAGAAACAGTTGACTGGCATCTATGATTTAATTGCTGTTTTGACGCACAAAGGGAGAAGTGCAGACTCAGGCCATTATGTTGGCTGGGTTAAGCAAGATGACG GGAAATGGATTGAATTTGATGATGACAACCCTAGCATACGCAAGGAGGAAGAGATTTTAAAGTTATCTGGTGGAG GCGACTGGCACATGGCTTACATTTGCCTGTACAAAGCTCGTGTTATCTGA
- the LOC127771987 gene encoding F-box protein SKIP8, producing MDGYRALIAAGATAVCCLVCAVWAFSSSSSASKKHQRQRQQRPLSPGCCGCARCGCRAAAVNGEMAVGGEQKKAPGPSPAAAAAAAAAGASMMEQLVPEITTHALSYLDYTSLCRLSMTNSAMRRAANDDGAWKALYHKDFTVEQHNITPPNGWKAYYAATKAIMNVNTEFYNIIREGSLPAMSHFWLNADYVKCIHATGELFTGYNAVMDSWGLLFNWGQDGGQGIAFQLRDVRARVLGEVAWVNMKAHVDVDPGPFHVTNVYEFRNGRWYMVHHHSSLMADPAPHNLFA from the exons ATGGACGGCTACCGGGCCCTGATCGCCGCCGGGGCCACCGCCGTCTGCTGCCTCGTCTGCGCCGTCtgggccttctcctcctcctcctccgcctccaagAAGCATCAGCGTCAGCGTCAGCAGCGTCCGCTGTCCCCGGGGTGCTGCGGCTGCGCCCGCTGCGGGTGCCGCGCTGCGGCCGTCAACGGCGAGATGGCCGTGGGCGGGGAGCAGAAGAAGGCGCCGgggccgtcgcccgccgccgccgccgccgcggcggccgcgggggcgTCCATGATGGAGCAGCTCGTGCCGGAGATCACTACCCACGCGCTCAGCTACCTCGACTACACCAGCCTCTGCCGCCTCTCCATGACCAACTCCGCgatgcgccgcgccgccaacgacgacggcgcctGGAAGGCGCTCTACCACAAG GATTTTACAGTGGAGCAGCACAACATAACACCACCAAACGGATGGAAGGCATATTATGCAGCTACAAAAGCCATCATGAACGTGAATACTGAGTTCTATAATATCATCAGGGAAGGGTCTTTGCCAGCAATGAGTCACTTCTGGCTTAACGCAGACTATGTCAAATGCATTCATGCTACCGGAGAACTTTTCACAGG ATACAACGCAGTGATGGACAGCTGGGGCCTGTTATTCAACTGGGGCCAGGATGGAGGGCAGGGCATTGCTTTCCAGCTACGGGATGTCCGAGCTCGTGTTCTCGGTGAGGTGGCATGGGTTAACATGAAGGCGCATGTTGATGTTGACCCTGGGCCTTTCCATGTTACCAACGTATATGAGTTCCGTAATGGCAGGTGGTATATGGTTCATCACCATAGCTCGCTCATGGCTGACCCTGCTCCACATAATCTGTTTGCTTGA
- the LOC127771979 gene encoding B2 protein-like, with product MEGYDREFYQFSDQLRLQTASFSGLSLGDSIWSSPSDRRNEPAFDGEYHHFSSPSPAKNAIANINGVAGNLDGPGLIGSGKLAFGATKADRYNSVNLPVDNNNNNKSYGGAAKINNNNVNAFGFNKMGGYNNSSNGGGNYGGNGGDVKSYFNKSVGRPASNNNNNNSNGGGGYYGKKGGDGAGGKKKHAKNSDSGAQASDKRFKTLPASEALPRDEAIGGYIFVCNNDTMEENLKRQLFGLPSRYRDSVRAIRPGLPLFLYNYSTHQLHGIFEAASFGGTNIDPTAWEDKKCPGESRFPAQVKVATRKIYDPLEEDAFRPILHHYDGPKFRLELSVAEALSLLDIFADKDDA from the exons ATGGAGGGATACGACCGCGAGTTCTACCAGTTCAGCGACCAGCTGCGGCTGCAGACGGCGAGCTTCTCCGGCCTCTCCCTCGGCGACTCCATCTGGTCCTCCCCCTCCGACCGCCGCAACGAGCCGGCCTTCGACGGCGAGTACCACcacttctcctccccctcccccgccaaGAACGCCATCGCCAACATCAACGGCGTCGCCGGAAACCTGGATGGCCCGGGCCTCATCGGCTCCGGCAAGCTCGCCTTCGGCGCCACCAAGGCCGACCGCTACAACAGCGTCAACCTCCCCGtcgacaacaacaacaacaacaagtcctacggcggcgccgccaagatcaacaacaacaacgtcAACGCCTTCGGGTTCAACAAGATGGGGGGTtacaacaacagcagcaacggcggcggcaactacggcggcaacggcggcgacgtgaAGAGCTACTTCAACAAGTCGgtcgggaggccggcgagcaacaacaacaacaacaatagtAACGGCGGTGGCGGGTACTACGGCAagaagggcggcgacggcgccggcgggaagAAGAAGCACGCCAAGAACAGCGACAGCGGCGCGCAGGCGTCGGACAAGAGGTTCAAGACGCTGCCGGCGTCGGAGGCGCTCCCCCGGGACGAGGCCATCGGCGGCTACATCTTCGTCTGCAACAACGACACCATGGAGGAGAACCTCAAGAGGCAGCTCTTCG GGCTTCCATCGAGATACAGGGATTCAGTGAGGGCAATCAGGCCAGGGCTGCCCCTCTTCCTCTACAACTACTCCACCCACCAGCTCCACGGCATCTTCGAG GCTGCGAGCTTCGGCGGAACAAACATCGATCCGACGGCGTGGGAGGACAAGAAGTGCCCCGGCGAGTCGCGCTTCCCTGCACAG GTGAAGGTTGCGACGAGGAAGATCTATGACCCCCTGGAGGAGGACGCCTTCCGGCCGATCCTCCACCACTACGACGGCCCCAAGTTCAGGCTGGAGCTCAGCGTCGCCGAG GCGCTCTCCCTTCTTGACATCTTTGCAGACAAGGATGACGCCTGA